In one window of Nakamurella sp. PAMC28650 DNA:
- a CDS encoding sigma-70 family RNA polymerase sigma factor yields MITLRHTPPSSVVAARIQRHVGLVGVLVAERLRTVPRHVIRDDLMSAGMTALVLSARAYDPTRGVPFPLFASFRIRGALLDELRAMDWASRAVRSRARDIETARAELMATLGRAPRNDEVAAAMGISSRELDRVHSDLARGTVLSLHTFATDSLPVNPVDTDGRANCPEALILHREQIGYLHDAIAALPERLRFVVFAYYFEQRQMSDIAARLAVTQSRVSQMCTEATALLRDGMNSQLDPESMPALPNTGRAAASRRAYYQAMAARNTVVGRLAMSHSHGEVRHGVYAEHAELSQRVRAG; encoded by the coding sequence ATGATCACTCTCCGCCACACCCCGCCGTCCTCCGTCGTGGCCGCGCGGATCCAACGTCATGTCGGTCTGGTGGGCGTCCTGGTGGCCGAGCGCCTCCGCACCGTCCCCCGTCACGTCATTCGGGACGACCTGATGTCGGCCGGGATGACGGCCCTGGTCCTGAGCGCCCGGGCCTACGACCCCACTCGCGGCGTGCCGTTCCCGCTCTTCGCCTCGTTCCGGATCCGGGGCGCCCTGCTCGACGAACTCCGGGCGATGGACTGGGCCTCGAGGGCGGTCCGCAGCCGGGCCCGCGACATCGAGACGGCCAGGGCCGAGCTGATGGCCACGCTCGGCCGGGCGCCGCGCAACGACGAGGTCGCCGCAGCGATGGGGATCAGCAGCCGGGAGCTGGACCGGGTGCACTCGGATCTGGCCCGGGGCACCGTGCTGAGCCTGCACACGTTCGCCACCGATTCCCTGCCGGTGAACCCGGTGGACACCGACGGCCGCGCCAACTGCCCGGAAGCCCTCATCCTGCACCGCGAGCAGATCGGATACCTGCACGACGCCATCGCAGCGCTGCCCGAACGCCTGCGGTTCGTCGTCTTCGCGTACTACTTCGAGCAGAGGCAGATGAGCGACATCGCCGCCCGACTGGCCGTCACGCAGTCACGCGTCTCGCAGATGTGCACGGAGGCCACCGCTCTGCTGCGGGACGGGATGAACTCCCAGCTCGACCCGGAATCGATGCCTGCGCTGCCCAACACCGGACGCGCCGCGGCTTCCCGTCGCGCCTACTACCAGGCCATGGCTGCCCGCAATACGGTGGTCGGCCGGCTGGCCATGTCCCACTCCCACGGCGAGGTACGACACGGGGTCTACGCCGAACATGCGGAACTGTCCCAGCGGGTCCGGGCCGGCTGA
- a CDS encoding ricin-type beta-trefoil lectin domain protein, with the protein MTRLRRPVRSHPFDGADDERGSMAILLMVMLVGLMLSALLVPMIITQDRTTRFDSTRVQALDAAQAGIDVTVGTIRGSVTGAGTAVIGDSSKLPCGPVSGVVNSNGPAAYSVVVEYFTFDPVNEPYPSSNTMKCVNGYGTFDPGTGTTTPAFARFSSTGTVGTATNGSTAGRTITATYTFRTSNVNILGGVVQIAGSGSLCMDAGSAGAPAGTAVTLQPCSSSSPPAAQQVFAYRTNLSLQLVSSITAANPAGLCLNSAHLPALTGDAVVLSQCSPLLTQPVVPYTQQWSYNDNGQYQAALPTSATTGLGVLPDLCMNTAVQSAGQAVVLSSCSGAANWIPSPSVGPGAAALPQWVNYNEFGRCLDVTNQDPNHSFLIDYPCKQNPYPGAVKWNQLFTALPIPPDQASVTGPIYTNDTANGQRYCLTSPGSLNGYVTVQSCTGGALQSWTVYGGSSSLNYSTKYTVVNGTMCLGLSAPNAEIPAWSTIDVETCAGTTDQKWNAVPNVLTSTLKNIREH; encoded by the coding sequence ATGACGAGGTTGCGCAGGCCGGTCCGGTCGCACCCGTTCGACGGGGCCGACGACGAGCGGGGCTCGATGGCGATCCTGCTGATGGTGATGCTGGTCGGGCTGATGCTCAGTGCCCTGCTGGTCCCGATGATCATCACCCAGGACCGCACCACCCGGTTCGACAGCACCCGGGTCCAGGCCCTCGATGCCGCGCAGGCCGGGATCGACGTGACCGTCGGTACGATCCGTGGCAGTGTCACCGGCGCAGGCACCGCCGTCATCGGCGACAGCAGCAAGCTCCCGTGCGGACCGGTGTCCGGGGTCGTCAACAGCAACGGGCCGGCTGCCTATTCGGTCGTCGTCGAATACTTCACCTTCGACCCGGTGAACGAGCCGTATCCCTCCAGCAACACGATGAAGTGCGTGAACGGTTACGGCACCTTCGATCCCGGCACGGGGACGACGACTCCCGCCTTCGCGCGGTTCAGCTCGACCGGGACCGTCGGCACCGCCACGAACGGATCGACCGCCGGACGCACGATCACCGCGACCTACACGTTCCGGACCAGCAACGTGAACATCCTCGGCGGCGTCGTGCAGATCGCCGGGTCGGGCTCGCTCTGTATGGACGCCGGATCAGCGGGCGCCCCGGCCGGTACCGCGGTGACGCTCCAGCCGTGCAGTTCCAGCAGCCCGCCGGCGGCTCAACAGGTCTTCGCCTACCGCACGAACCTCAGCCTCCAGCTGGTGTCCTCGATCACCGCGGCCAACCCGGCCGGCCTGTGCCTGAACTCGGCCCACCTGCCGGCCCTGACCGGCGACGCGGTCGTGCTGAGCCAGTGTTCGCCGTTGTTGACCCAGCCGGTGGTGCCGTACACGCAGCAGTGGAGCTACAACGACAACGGCCAGTACCAGGCCGCGCTGCCGACCTCGGCGACGACCGGCCTCGGCGTCCTGCCCGACCTGTGCATGAACACCGCCGTGCAGTCCGCCGGTCAGGCGGTCGTCCTGAGCAGCTGCTCCGGGGCGGCCAACTGGATCCCCTCCCCGTCTGTCGGACCCGGCGCGGCCGCCCTGCCCCAGTGGGTGAACTACAACGAGTTCGGACGTTGCCTGGACGTGACCAACCAGGACCCCAACCACAGCTTCCTGATCGACTACCCCTGCAAGCAGAATCCGTACCCCGGGGCGGTGAAGTGGAACCAGTTGTTCACGGCGCTGCCGATACCGCCCGATCAGGCCAGCGTGACCGGCCCGATCTACACCAACGACACGGCCAACGGGCAGCGCTACTGCCTGACCAGCCCGGGGTCCCTCAACGGCTACGTGACCGTCCAGTCCTGCACCGGTGGTGCCCTGCAGTCGTGGACCGTCTACGGAGGGTCCAGCTCGCTCAACTACTCGACGAAGTACACCGTCGTCAACGGCACGATGTGCCTGGGACTGTCCGCACCCAACGCCGAGATCCCGGCCTGGTCGACGATCGACGTCGAAACCTGCGCGGGGACAACGGATCAGAAGTGGAACGCCGTGCCGAACGTGCTCACGTCGACCCTGAAGAACATCCGCGAGCACTGA
- the htpG gene encoding molecular chaperone HtpG — protein sequence MSTEAIQDETIEFQAEARQLLQLMIHSIYSSKDLFLRELISNASDALDKLRLAAYQDKDLEVDTSDLHIDLEIEPEGRSLTVRDNGIGMTRAEVVDLIGTIAKSGTAEMLGKLREARESGGSEQQNAELIGQFGVGFYSSFMVADRVVLVTRKAGAHSGVRWESTGEGTYTVSEFPDAPQGTAVTLHLKPEDTENALQDFARPATVRSIVKRYSDFITWPIRMAADVRDGDAKDGATPPEPQVVNSGKALWSRSQDEVSDEEYAEFYRHVSHDWREPLETIRLSAEGTFEYQALLFLPSQAPMDLFMRDSKRGVQLYVKRVFIMDDCEALIPEYLRFVKGVVDANDLSLNLSREILQQDRQIQLIRKRLVRKVLSTIKSMLADEPEKYATLWSEVGRALKEGLISDHDNQQSILEVCSFATTHSDTAGSGDAGESGGPGDSRDGAARPTTLHEYLERMPEGQDAIYYMTGESRSALENSPHMEAFRAKGYEVLLLTDPVDEVWVDSVPSFEEKSFVSIARGEVDLGGDDVDEDTRKGFDSLLAWMTTTLSDDVKEVRLSHRLTSSAACLVGDPGDLTPTLEKMYRAMGQQVPKVKRILELNAHHGLVTGLRTAQEARPDDQALADTARLLYGMALLAEGGELAEPASFVSLLSRRLESTLS from the coding sequence ATGAGCACCGAGGCGATCCAGGACGAGACGATCGAGTTCCAGGCAGAGGCGCGACAGCTGCTGCAACTGATGATCCATTCCATCTATTCGTCGAAAGATCTCTTCCTGCGCGAGCTCATCTCCAATGCCTCCGACGCTCTGGACAAGCTGCGGCTGGCGGCCTACCAGGACAAGGACCTTGAGGTCGACACCTCTGACCTGCACATCGATCTCGAGATCGAACCGGAGGGTCGCTCGTTGACCGTCCGGGACAACGGCATCGGCATGACCCGCGCCGAGGTGGTCGACCTGATCGGCACGATCGCCAAGTCCGGTACCGCCGAGATGCTGGGCAAGCTGCGCGAGGCCAGGGAATCCGGCGGTTCGGAACAGCAGAACGCCGAGCTGATCGGACAGTTCGGCGTCGGCTTCTACTCCAGCTTCATGGTCGCCGACCGGGTCGTGCTGGTGACCCGCAAGGCCGGCGCCCACAGCGGGGTCCGGTGGGAATCCACCGGGGAGGGCACCTACACCGTGTCCGAATTCCCGGACGCGCCTCAGGGCACGGCGGTCACCCTGCACCTCAAGCCCGAGGACACCGAGAACGCCCTGCAGGACTTCGCGAGACCGGCAACGGTGCGCAGCATCGTCAAGCGCTACTCCGACTTCATCACCTGGCCGATCCGGATGGCCGCGGACGTCAGGGACGGCGACGCGAAGGACGGGGCGACGCCGCCCGAACCGCAGGTGGTGAACTCCGGCAAGGCGCTGTGGTCCCGATCCCAGGACGAGGTGTCCGACGAGGAGTACGCCGAGTTCTACCGCCACGTGAGCCACGACTGGCGCGAGCCGCTGGAGACCATCCGGCTGTCGGCCGAGGGCACCTTCGAGTACCAGGCACTCCTGTTCCTCCCCAGCCAGGCGCCGATGGACCTGTTCATGCGGGACAGCAAGCGCGGGGTGCAGCTGTACGTCAAGCGGGTGTTCATCATGGACGACTGCGAAGCCCTGATCCCTGAGTACCTGCGCTTCGTCAAGGGCGTGGTCGACGCGAACGACCTGTCGCTCAACCTGTCCCGCGAGATCCTGCAGCAGGATCGGCAGATCCAGCTGATCCGCAAGCGCCTGGTGCGCAAGGTGCTGTCGACGATCAAGTCGATGCTGGCGGACGAGCCGGAGAAGTACGCGACGCTGTGGTCGGAGGTCGGCCGGGCGCTCAAGGAGGGCCTGATCTCCGATCACGACAACCAGCAGTCGATCCTCGAGGTGTGCTCGTTCGCGACCACCCATTCCGACACCGCTGGTTCCGGGGACGCCGGCGAATCCGGTGGCCCCGGTGACTCCCGTGACGGTGCGGCGAGACCGACGACCCTGCACGAGTACCTCGAGCGGATGCCGGAGGGGCAGGACGCGATCTACTACATGACGGGCGAGTCCAGGTCCGCGCTGGAGAACTCCCCGCACATGGAGGCGTTCCGCGCCAAGGGCTACGAGGTCCTGCTGCTGACCGACCCGGTCGACGAGGTCTGGGTCGACTCGGTGCCGTCCTTCGAGGAGAAATCGTTCGTCTCGATCGCCCGGGGAGAGGTGGACCTGGGCGGCGACGACGTGGACGAGGACACCAGGAAGGGCTTCGACTCACTGCTGGCGTGGATGACGACGACGTTGTCCGACGACGTCAAGGAGGTTCGGCTCTCGCACCGGCTGACGAGTTCCGCAGCCTGCCTGGTCGGTGATCCCGGCGACCTGACCCCGACGCTGGAGAAGATGTACCGGGCGATGGGGCAGCAGGTGCCGAAGGTGAAGCGGATCCTGGAGTTGAACGCCCACCACGGGTTGGTCACCGGTCTGCGGACTGCTCAGGAGGCGCGACCGGACGACCAGGCGCTGGCCGACACCGCACGCCTGCTCTACGGCATGGCGCTCCTGGCCGAGGGCGGGGAGCTGGCTGAACCCGCGTCGTTCGTCTCGCTGCTGTCCCGGCGACTGGAGAGCACCCTGTCCTGA